The Aedes albopictus strain Foshan chromosome 2, AalbF5, whole genome shotgun sequence region ACGGTCTATGTAACCCATACCAAGTTGTAACAATATGTCATATTGTGCAGAAATTGTCAAATAATATAGGGATGACAGCTCAGGAAATATGGTGGCAATATAGAAAgaccttttctcaaacggtttgcGATTATTTTTTCGCAACACACTTACACAAGTGTATTTCACTATATGCCACTTAAATTCAACAGTTTGCCAAATAGTTGCGCACATTGGTGTATGTACCGATCGAACTTTTGCagtttgcagaaaaaaaacttgaaaacttgTCTCGGCAAATAAACGGTGCAAAGCAACTAGAGGGAGCAAAAAGGTAAGTTTTGGATGATTTatctattttgtttttgttttgtgctCAGTTTCCCCCGTATTCCAGTAGGAGCAGGAAAGTGACCGGCAACCACCGCGAAAAGCTCGGCACCACCGCACCGAAAGTAAGCGGAAAGGCCATCAAGAAGTCGTTCGCCGGCAAGGCTCAGAAGAACACCGTGAAGGATGAAAAGAAGAAGGAAAGCTGCGCTACAAGGTGCTGAAACAAGTCCATCCGGACACCGGTGTCTCGTCGAAGGTTATGAGCATCATGAACAGCTTCGTCAACGACGTCTACGAACGCATCGCCGCCGAAGCCTCCCCTCTGGCGCACTACAACAAGCGGTCGACGGTCACCTCCCGGGAAATTCAAACCGCCGCGCCGTCCGGTTGCTGCTCCCCGGAGAGTTGGCTAAGCATGCTGTTTCCGAAGGTACCAAGGCCGTCACTAAATACACAAACGACTACAAATCCGCTCCCACCGGAGCAAGGACGACAGTAGGTTTTCATCGCCGTAGGTGCCACTGGTACCACAATGGGACGCGCCACGAATCGGAAAAGTTCAGCAGTCATCACTGCCCATCCTATCAAAAAGACCCGAGATGCTCCTCTTTCAATGAAGGATGCGCTGCACGCAATGATGCGTGGAGGTCTTTGGACAAATGTAAATCCTCTTGTGAGTGGAGGTGATGATTATTATTTAATGAATAAAAAGATCTTGAACGCATAACCgcaattttgtttttaaatggTTCAAATACACTAGACCCATATGGCATAAGCTTTAATAACCATGGAAGATCATAAATCAATAATAACACATACAGTGTTCGTTTTCCTTCCAAATTTATGGTTAAActgttctctaaccatttgctatgcgatgaattgtctgaaaaactggatagtatattgacaGTAAGCTTTAcggttttgcgaaaaatttgttcgagaaaacgagagattttttatggtaaccaatcttaaccgcctattccacatactgtaaattggcggattaccatttgtcaaactggcaaatctgtacatggtatGGTTATCATACTGTTATCTCACACAGTCTGAGAAATGGTTCAATGACAATTGCTtatggtcatctacagtatgagaaacgttgcgtTTAAAGTTAGTGATTATGCGggcaccgaatagtttaaccagcggcgtcatggtcgcaattttttccgcagtcaagttcgcagattgtgaacaatcctcggtactcactttacgtaatttatgtttagtcccttactgtcagagctgtcagatcagtgtagcACGCTAAATAAAagttacacaaaaggcaatttacacggaaaaaaatacacggttatgaatatttattgggtaccggactggtcaccgaaaatttgatcgttttctttggtacatcgaggtcttgaaattagtctatggtttaaccgtcatgagtaaagatttcgactctggataaaaatcggtaactaattaatgaggcttccgatttgaatgcggtcttcggcaaagttgtagctgatagagtagcctaggattatcaAGGGTCAATGAACctactagggcacttggggaaatgctacggtggattgaatgaaaaacatcggtttcccatagtaattcccatacaaactttgaagggcttgtgcagtctcaattttcaaccaaatgagctcaaattttgggagaaggcatataatctggataggaatcgaataagcggtgtggagcaaaaacgattttttgaaccacgctaataggcATTATACTTTtaaaataaaaccaaaaaattgCTATAGTTTTAGTTCTCCGTGTAGTAACTATTTTGGCAACAATAACCCAAAAATGTATAATTTTGCTTATCCGTGCAAATTTTGACGTGAAAACGATAAAAATGGAATAACGTCCCGCGATCGGTCATCATCGGAAGAAAAGTCAAACATCCAGCCGCAGTCCTCGGACCCGCACGTGTTTTGATAGCGTAGCCGTAGTGGCGTGCTTGTAATTTCAAACTTTTCTAATTTAAATTGTAATATTATACTTTTTTCTTAGTTTTAGTTGTCTAGTTTAGAGTTATTGAAGTTTTATACTTATACAACATCGGATAAAACCGGATAAGTCCTCATAGTTATGGGAAAACCAGGTAGGTCGATCTGTTGATCTGTGTATGGCGTTTTTATTGCTTGATTGGTAGTTTTTTAAATAGTTCATTAACAGTAATTGATTTTAGTATCTAACATTGTTGAATGTTGCTGTAATTGGATTTAAAATCATCAAATTAAAGTTGATTCAAATTGCTTGATCCACCGCATTGTTTTCAATACCATAACCTCAATGCTGATCTACCGACTCTGTTTACCTTCTGTTTAGGATTCTCGCCTagaggtggcggcggcggcggtggaggTCGTGGAGGGCCTGGCGGCCGTGGTGGCTTTGGAGGACGAGGAGGGGGCGGCGGTGGTCGAGGCGGCTTCGGTGGTGGTAGAGGTGGAGGTGGGGGCCGTGGTGGATTTGGCGGAAGAGGAGCCGGAGGTGGACGCGGTGCTGGTGGAGGTCGGGGCCGTGGCGGACCGCGGGGAGGTGGCCGCGGCGGTGGAGCCAAAGGCGGTGGCTTCAAGGGAGGCAAAACAGTTGTCATCGAGCCTCATCGTCACGAGGGAATTTTCATTGCCAGAGGAAAGGAAGACGCGCTAGTCACATTGAATCTGGTGCCGGGATCGGAAGTTTACGGCGAGAAACGTATATCTGTTGAGGTAAGTTAGCTGGTTCGGTGTTTATGAATGAGTGATTTTTAACTATTCGAAGAATTACTACTATGATGAAGTTGCACAGGGGTATTGAATTGGCAGGAATGTGGCCAACGGTGGACTGTTGGTGAAGTAGGAGCCTGAGGCACACTGCTTTTAAGACTTTCCATTGTAGAACTTGCTTTCTGATTCATGCCACACTTTCCATGATTATTTCGTACGAAAacatttgttaatccaaataatCCTTGCTTTCAGACCAACGGCGAAAAGAACGAATACAGAGTTTGGAATCCTTTCCGATCAAAACTGGCAGCCGCCGTTCTCGGAGGAGTCGACAAAATTCACATGCCACCTGGCTCGAAAGTTCTGTACCTTGGTGCTGCCTCCGGAACCACTGTTTCGCATGTGTCAGACGTGGTCGGGCCAGAAGGCTTGGTCTATGCCGTAGAATTCTCACACCGATCGGGTCGTGATTTGATCAACGTGGCCAAGAAGCGAACCAACATCATCCCAATCATTGAAGACGCTCGTCATCCCCACAAATATCGGATGTTGGTCGGCTTGGTGGACACCATTTTCGCCGACGTTGCTCAGCCCGATCAGGCTCGTATCGTTGCGCTGAATGCTCACCAGTTCCTGAAGAATGGAGGCCATTTCGTCATTTCGATCAAGGCATCCTGTATCGATTCGACTGCCGTTCCAGAAGCAGTATTTGCGGCCGAAGTCAAAAAGCTGCAATCGGAAAAACTGAAACCTCAGGAACAGATCACGCTGGAACCATACGAGCGAGACCACGCAGTCGTCGTGGGCGTCTACAGGCAAGCCCCGAAGAGTGCAGCGTAAACGAAACAAAACTAGCTTTAAGATTTACTTTTAATACTTACGTTACAATAGATGAGCCTTTCTTTAACCAGGAAGCATTTTCAGGACTTCCGCAAAGTTTATGTAGATTTTGATCCTTTACGTGACAAACAATGGAAGTAATAAAGCCTTTATTACAAGTCAAATGTACCGTTTATATATAAAAAAAGAACGTCTCGTTTGAGTCCGGAGAGTGTGGAAAGCGAACTGAAAACTGATCCACTCAGTAGTTTTTCTTCctttggttctgtttcaattgccAGGCGCGTCTTTGaactctcgtcgagtcgcatgggtTGGGGCCAtattcgatcaacgatcaatcaatggatcaatgaagccaacttttctagtgttcaccgcatgtaaacagaggcgccaccgtatatggccaTTAACATTGTGactaattgcactgagatccaactgaataaggggctgggacactcTACTTtctctcaaagtgcaatttaaccgttatgtgtgcGACAAActgtttgcttttttctacaccgagcaaggggttggtcattcagcacacttcatttgtgccgtgatttttgagcgtgtgccaatatgtgcctaaactgtgccggttgtttttcagtgtgtgccgaagtgtgctgaacgtgccggaggtgtgccgaatgtgcccagtggaatattttcttagaatgtttttgcgctaattataatcctgtctatttttggcgaatgttattggtctagtcggtgtttacagacaaaattccacccagaacacttgcctagaatctgtatgaagggattttttgcaatcgtaagtataatgacagtttgattacataccgcaaagttggatttctatgttgtgcccatgtgtgccggattgtgccggcatgtgtgccgagatgcagggttgttacaacagcgcggatttcgcgaatttcgcggatttcgcgattttcgcggatttggcgcggatttacccatggaatttggccctcgcgcggatttggcgcggaattgatttttgtagtgtgtatAGGTATATAATTGAAAGATTATCGACACTTGATAATAAAATTATGAAATGTGTTTGTTTAAATTGCCAGGATTGGATATAGGTAGTAGTAGGTAGTTgatatatttcaaaaatatgttaaaCTAGCTGTCTCCGACAAACTTTGCGTTTTTAACGTTTCAAGTCCAAGTCACAAAGCCGAAGAATCGGACGTTTCGTTCACGAGTTATGCGTGGTCCTACGTATGCCATTGCATTTATATATACAGTGGCTTACAACACAATACGACCACCTttcattttttatacaaaatggccaagtttgacgatatggtattCGGTTTTTAGTgagccgatttggctgaaattttggcaatCGGCATGAATTTACGGGAAATTTGAAttgtattgaattgattgagttctgttcactacttccaaagttacagatatactaAACGACAAAACAATAGGACCACTCTCAGGTTGCCTTTACCAAAGGATATATCAGAGTATCTGATGTTCGGTGATGGACATACTAGTACtataattaaggatgccatttaacccctccgggacgacttttttcaccaacctcgccgctgtagaacgcaccagcgaggtgcaaatgacccaaccgtcctgaaaggatTAAACTTGggtacatttttattgaattgaccacaaataaccatcataaaagtctggtgttattgttttgtcgcaccgtatatctgtaactttggaagtagtgaacagaactcaatcaattgaaTACCATTCAAATTTTCCGTTAATTCATGTCGattgccaaaatttcagccaaatcggctcaccataacagtggttcccaaactacatatcgtcaaacttgggcattttgtatgaaatagaaccggtggtcttattgtttagtccgcacaaaaaaaaaaacacaaagcaaGCGAAACTTTGGGACTGGTTTCTGTTTTCTCGAATTTCTTTGGGCGGATTTTGAAGCGGACGAATGTGCTTGAGAAGGCGCTGTGTGCTAGTGAAGAATTTAGAGCAAGTTTTCATTTTggtttgcaacattttttttacgattttcatcaattcttcaaaatatttctctgaagaagttgtgcaacaattcctccaatatttctatTACAGGTATGTTATGTATCTAAATTCAACTGTCAAAGAAcacaagtttctcaaaaaaaatcaaatttgttcccaggaaataaatttatcagaagccGAAAGACTAGTTCCGAAAAAATCTGCCCAaattaccggtacatttttaaaAGTCACTTgctatatatttttaaaaaagaTTTCTAGATAAATACCTAGTTTATTTCGGGAAAAATCAGTTgaggggaatcctagagaaaaaatttgaaaaaggcATATAAATCATTGCAAGAATTGTTACTGAAAACTTTAgcgaaaatttctggggaatctctgcaggcattcctggatatattactgcaggaattgttAGAGAAACTCCTAATAAAACCAGGTAAACCCTGTAAGAAGTTCAGTGGACTCTAGCAagtaaacttttcaaattttcaacattgtccttctaggattttcccaggtattctcctgagaaaattcctcgctgaagattcattcaagaattgctaaggcattactcaaaaaaatcaaagtgattttataagattttttagGATACTTTCAAATTTAAATTCTCTAAttggttttaaaaattcttctaaaaaatttgtATTCGGGAACTTTTCCAACAATATTCAGAAATACTTAAAGAAAGTCTCCACGTTCTgtttatttcaaagttttttatttacagaaatatatttatttatttcagttcccttttaaatttctccagtttttttaatatttttcccacgaattcaGTACCTAGTTCTGGgcatgtttctcctgagattttgtctaACGAACTCTTATCAAAaattgattaaaatatatttgagaGATGTTTTTAGCGAAAAAAAATCGGGAGTTTTGCAGAAATGTCTTCAATTTCAAGCAAAAAGCTTACAATAATCGAAatgagttgcgttgatttacAAATCAAAAGTTCATTCTTCATCAAGCACTCAACTAGtccattccagtttaatggatttcttcaataacgcgcgtaaagtaaaaaaaaaaaacacaaatttatcttcacgctctcgcggatttggAGCGAATTTGATTCcagaatcgcgcggatttggcgcggattcaaaattaactcgcgcggatttggcgcggatttttttccacccttctcgtaacaaccctggagatgtgccggcatgtgtgccgggcataATGTgccgaatgaccaaccccttgacaccgagctttttaaatgggcgctgggacccgggtaccctgtcggccacataagggttaagcagctcatacatttttgatcaataacggcgccagtCCTTATGtccttatagggcactgcatgaaagcCTCTTCTTCTCTTTCTCTCTTACAGatattttgaaaacaacaaggccaagaaacgtcaaaatcccatacaaaatcataacAGTGCAGTCAGCGTGAAAGGAatgttatagactgtttcagaaattataaatacacttggtttattaaataaaatgaactggTGTGATGATTTCTAGCAACTTCTTCCAGAATACAGTATTATTGTGCTCCacatttttgtatttcctttcaattttcATGATATgttgaagaacagtcgagttattcaacaattaacttcattctccaaatttgaatttacacaaaggtgtttttaatgatttaaacattatttatcactaaaattTAATGCCAAAAAATATCTAATTTTCTTAACAAGTTGCCTATGAAATGCCGCTAGGAAAAATCGATGAAGGCATTTCCACAAGAgagagaagagaaagagagtgagagagaacgtagttaaagatacaaagtaggaggaaaggaacgggccagggattgaacccatggcaggcagaacgacgtttgccgggacagctagtgttatATAaatgtagggtgcgggcaccggttttggccagtctaagggaaatcatttttataaaaataaccaataatcctatgaaaacaaccaatgcgtcaaaagaaaggttccaatctatattttgaaggaaaaatacagaaatcatgccaatacttgatttttgtattaaaagtggcactggccaaaatagaagctctgccgcagttttggccatattcttaagtttggtttctattttggccaatcacgtgtatttcttatgggagtggccacattagaagcaccctggccaaaatagatatatgggagcagatttttaaggaaatatatttttttcttccagtttttaatcaaaatgtgtggttttcagagctttaatcatcatattgtattaggatctactagtaaaaaataaatttacgccgatttagatcgcaacaggctcaataccgcactatggccaaaactgaagcttctaccctagagGGTTTGAGTGGAGTACCGTACCTAGCACTTGATTTGTATggcattgaaaaaaatatgacatGCATGAATGAAGTGGTCCGAGTAATTTACATAGCAAATCACCTTATTTGAATGCAACACACAAAAAACAAGAAGTTTTCACATAAATGTAAGGAATAAAACGTTTGAGAAACCATGTTTGTCCAAGAATTTTGAAAAGTTCTGTATAACCATGAAAAGAATCTTAAATTACATTGAGTATGTTGATACCTTTAATATAAATTGTGTACATTTAGCTCTTAAGGGAATTTGAAACGATGTGGGCTGGTATCCCACACCGCACTTTTTGCATCTCAGAACTACAACAAAAATTGAATTATTCATAGACAAGTccggaaaaaatcgcgaaaaggccgtaactgacaaaatgtacacaatttaagtGATTATAATGATGATAAGATGCTAGATTTTCCTACTAAATACTCACAaactttccttgatatcacttttctaactattgaaaatcacgagTTGAGTAGAAGGCGTTATCCCATTCTGTGTCGCAcgaaacaaaacaagaattacgccttccactcctggtgtttttgtttacgaaagtaaaaggcgaaactgaaatcacaacgtaaacacggcgttagtgaaaggcgaaactgaaatcaaaacataaacacggcgaaagtaaatggcgaaatcctgtcaaaatcaaaaacaaggcgaatagtagaaggcgattctgaaattgatatcgattcaaggcgcatagtattgggcgtatTTAGCATTATCGCATatcaatccacttatccgcgagcggtaatggcggcggcgggcatatccaaccggttcggattttgacgtttcgtgggggaaagtcaaaacagtttcattctcctcctcaccccttcacccaccgtttggtggcgccaaccgattgcgatccccaagaaacgtcaaaattcgaatcggttatttgtgcccgccgccgccattaccgctcgcggataagtggattcgggcgtaataaaatatccacttatccgcgagcggtaatggcggcggcgggcacaactaaccgattcgaattttgacgtttcgtggggatcgcaatcggttggcgccaccgatcggtgggtgaaggggtgaggaggagaatgaaactgttttgactttcccccacgaaacgtcaaaatttgaaccggttggttatgcccgccgccgccattaccgctcgcggataagtggatatgcAATGTTTAgtgcaaaaattaacaaatttgtactgttttattagaaaatcaagGAAATGTATCAGAATTGTGTCATTTAGGCTTGTTCATGTTAAATTACTCTGAATTACtcctaaataggaattgaaattgtatcagcaaaattcggttgttgttttcgcaatgttattgctttgtcagttacgccctattcgcgaattactccggaaGTGTGTTTCTTAACCCAACGATTCAAGTGTACCTACATGTATTTTTATCATTTACCATCAGACTTAGCCTCATCCCGCTCTTCTAGTGGTTCGTGTAACACATCCGAGAGCTCCATCCAGTCGAGTGCCTTTTCGAACGCGTCATTCTTCGAGGGAATTTTATCGTAATTCCAATAGGTGAACTCCTTGAAGGCCCCAGCGAAGGTCATAGTCCGCTCCTCATCCGCCGACAGTGGTTTCTTTGTTTCCTGAAACATCACACCACTGTACGCCGGTGGCAAGGTGAATCGTTTTCCCCGTAACGGAAACCCACGAAGAGCATTCACGAGAGCTGTAAACGTATAATAAAGTTAGTGGGAGAAATTACGGTCTATGTTAATTATCACAATGTACTTTTGTCTTCCAATTCTTCCGTGTACGACTCGAAATACTGTTCCACTTTGGCGAGGCCATCGCCACGGATTGTCGCTGGAATGTAGTGCAGTTTGGCCGGGTCTTGAAGACTTGC contains the following coding sequences:
- the LOC109418575 gene encoding rRNA 2'-O-methyltransferase fibrillarin, which produces MGKPGFSPRGGGGGGGGRGGPGGRGGFGGRGGGGGGRGGFGGGRGGGGGRGGFGGRGAGGGRGAGGGRGRGGPRGGGRGGGAKGGGFKGGKTVVIEPHRHEGIFIARGKEDALVTLNLVPGSEVYGEKRISVETNGEKNEYRVWNPFRSKLAAAVLGGVDKIHMPPGSKVLYLGAASGTTVSHVSDVVGPEGLVYAVEFSHRSGRDLINVAKKRTNIIPIIEDARHPHKYRMLVGLVDTIFADVAQPDQARIVALNAHQFLKNGGHFVISIKASCIDSTAVPEAVFAAEVKKLQSEKLKPQEQITLEPYERDHAVVVGVYRQAPKSAA
- the LOC109418576 gene encoding uncharacterized protein LOC109418576, with amino-acid sequence MAINLNFKSTDIKASLQDPAKLHYIPATIRGDGLAKVEQYFESYTEELEDKTLVNALRGFPLRGKRFTLPPAYSGVMFQETKKPLSADEERTMTFAGAFKEFTYWNYDKIPSKNDAFEKALDWMELSDVLHEPLEERDEAKSDGK